AGCGCTTGAAGCGCACGTGCCGGACCACGTTGGTGTCGATCATCTGCAGCAGCGAGTAGACGTCCTTCTCCGAGCGCACGTGCTTGAGCGCGGCGAAGTTCATGACGATGTCGTACGGCGCAGAATCGGCCAGGAAGCGGCCCATCACCGGCGCGCCGTAGTCGATCGGCAGGGTGCGGAAATCGCCCACATCCAGGCCGCCCGGGCGGCCGCGCAGGTCGCGCACCAG
This portion of the Salifodinibacter halophilus genome encodes:
- a CDS encoding nucleoside-diphosphate sugar epimerase is translated as LVRDLRGRPGGLDVGDFRTLPIDYGAPVMGRFLADSAPYDIVMNFAALKHVRSEKDVYSLLQMIDTNVVRHVRFKR